In one Poecilia reticulata strain Guanapo linkage group LG8, Guppy_female_1.0+MT, whole genome shotgun sequence genomic region, the following are encoded:
- the LOC103468962 gene encoding claudin-4-like, translating to MGSSAVQMACVAFGVVGLIGVIVCCALPLWKVSAFIGNNIVTAQESQAGLWMECVKQSTGQQQCKVYDSLLQLGSDLQAARAMTIISCMLSVLSLLILFCGADFTICIQNEEVKPKISLVAAVGQILAGLLVIIPVSWSAHNTVRDFHNQLVPDSLKREMGACIYIGWAAGVLMLLAGGLLCCFSRPRSGSSGGTAKYYSNSASAPNKNYV from the exons ATGGGATCGTCAGCTGTTCAGATGGCATGTGTGGCCTTCGGGGTCGTCGGGCTCATTGGGGTCATCGTCTGTTGTGCCCTTCCTCTCTGGAAAGTGTCAGCCTTCATAGGAAACAACATTGTGACGGCGCAG GAGAGTCAAGCAGGTCTGTGGATGGAGTGTGTGAAGCAGAGCACTGGGCAGCAGCAGTGCAAAGTGTACGACTCCCTGTTGCAGTTAGGCTCTGACCTTCAGGCCGCCCGCGCCATGACCATCATCAGCTGCATGCTCAGTGTGCTCagcctcctcatcctcttctgCGGTGCCGACTTCACCATATGTATTCAGAACGAAGAGGTCAAGCCCAAAATCAGCCTGGTGGCCGCAGTGGGCCAGATCCTGGCCGGCCTGCTGGTGATCATCCCCGTCAGCTGGTCGGCACACAACACTGTGAGAGACTTCCACAACCAATTGGTGCCCGACTCCCTGAAGCGAGAGATGGGAGCGTGCATCTATATCGGCTGGGCAGCCGGTGTACTGATGCTCCTGGCTGGAGgtctgctctgctgcttcagCAGACCCAGATCCGGCAGCTCCGGAGGAACCGCCAAGTACTACAGCAACAGCGCTTCAGCGCCAAACAAGAACTACGTGTAG